In a genomic window of Kineococcus endophyticus:
- a CDS encoding MurR/RpiR family transcriptional regulator, with protein MGVETLDPAQRIEAVRADLPPSLRKVADFVLESPESVEECSATELARRAGTSQAAVTRFCQTIGLDGYQGLVRWMAREQGRKDGGGSVWGSAEIGPEIAPDDDLDRVAAVVAAADVRSLQDTARRLDLDAVERAAQAVARAHRVDVYGVGGSAAMAAETDARLFGIGVPVRNWTEVHAASTSAALLTPADVAIAISFSGATREVVEPTELAARRGATTVAVTGDPTSALAQLADVVLTVAPGGTTYREGPFAARHAQLLVVDCLYVRVAQLTFARASAARALTDHIPAQHAVRPARRRAR; from the coding sequence ATGGGCGTCGAAACCCTCGACCCGGCGCAGCGCATCGAGGCGGTCCGGGCCGACCTGCCCCCTTCCCTGCGCAAGGTGGCCGACTTCGTGCTGGAGTCCCCCGAGAGCGTCGAGGAGTGCTCGGCCACCGAGCTCGCGCGCCGGGCCGGCACGTCCCAGGCCGCCGTCACGCGGTTCTGCCAGACCATCGGTCTCGACGGGTACCAGGGCCTCGTGCGCTGGATGGCCCGCGAACAGGGACGCAAGGACGGCGGCGGGTCCGTCTGGGGGTCGGCCGAGATCGGGCCGGAGATCGCCCCCGACGACGACCTCGACCGCGTCGCCGCCGTCGTCGCCGCCGCCGACGTGCGCAGCCTGCAGGACACCGCGCGCCGCCTCGACCTCGACGCCGTGGAGCGCGCGGCGCAGGCGGTCGCGCGCGCGCACCGCGTCGACGTGTACGGCGTGGGCGGCAGCGCCGCGATGGCGGCCGAGACCGACGCCCGCCTGTTCGGCATCGGCGTCCCGGTGCGGAACTGGACCGAGGTCCACGCCGCGAGCACGTCGGCGGCGCTGCTCACCCCCGCGGACGTCGCCATCGCCATCTCGTTCTCCGGCGCGACCCGCGAGGTCGTCGAACCCACCGAGCTGGCTGCGCGGCGCGGCGCCACGACCGTCGCCGTGACCGGGGACCCGACGTCGGCGCTGGCCCAGCTCGCGGACGTCGTCCTCACGGTCGCCCCCGGCGGCACGACCTACCGGGAGGGGCCGTTCGCCGCCCGGCACGCTCAGCTCCTCGTCGTCGACTGCCTCTACGTCCGGGTCGCGCAGTTGACGTTCGCCCGCGCCAGCGCCGCCCGCGCCCTCACCGACCACATCCCCGCCCAGCACGCGGTGCGCCCGGCCCGGCGGCGGGCCCGGTGA
- a CDS encoding sugar isomerase domain-containing protein yields MPPFADRFAGHVAQFGTEVRDRLDRLSTLATSGGLDEAVGLLADCIAAGGVVQAFGTGHSEAFAMEVAGRAGGLIPTNKVALRDAALLGEHEIAELTGEPPLERDPNIAQDVFATVVRDPRDVFVIASNSGVNGSVVGLALLAKENGHKVIAVTSLEHTLAVEPKHPSGKRLSEIADVVIDNLAPYGDATLTGVSDVAVGSVSSLTAAFVAQLLTIGTVTALAERGEDAPLYVSANVPGGHDRNKAIEARYGDRLRRSA; encoded by the coding sequence GTGCCCCCCTTCGCCGACCGGTTCGCCGGCCACGTCGCCCAGTTCGGCACCGAGGTGCGGGACCGCCTCGACCGCCTCTCGACGCTGGCCACCTCCGGCGGTCTCGACGAGGCCGTGGGCCTGCTCGCGGACTGCATCGCCGCCGGCGGGGTCGTCCAGGCGTTCGGCACCGGGCACTCGGAGGCCTTCGCCATGGAGGTCGCCGGACGTGCCGGCGGGCTCATCCCCACGAACAAGGTCGCCCTGCGCGACGCCGCCCTCCTCGGCGAGCACGAGATCGCGGAACTGACGGGTGAACCCCCGCTGGAACGCGACCCGAACATCGCCCAGGACGTCTTCGCCACCGTCGTCCGCGACCCCCGCGACGTCTTCGTCATCGCCTCGAACTCCGGCGTCAACGGGTCGGTCGTCGGTCTGGCGCTGCTGGCCAAGGAGAACGGCCACAAGGTCATCGCGGTGACGAGCCTGGAGCACACGCTGGCGGTGGAACCCAAGCACCCCAGCGGCAAGCGGCTCTCCGAGATCGCCGACGTCGTCATCGACAACCTCGCCCCCTACGGCGACGCGACCCTGACGGGCGTGTCCGACGTCGCGGTCGGTTCCGTGTCGTCGCTCACCGCGGCGTTCGTCGCGCAACTGCTGACCATCGGCACCGTGACGGCCCTCGCCGAACGGGGCGAGGACGCCCCGCTCTACGTGTCGGCGAACGTGCCCGGCGGTCACGACCGGAACAAGGCCATCGAGGCCCGCTACGGCGACCGCCTGCGCCGCAGCGCCTGA
- the ngcE gene encoding N-acetylglucosamine/diacetylchitobiose ABC transporter substrate-binding protein produces MSESTTLQRRRFLGLVLAGTLVPAATAACAASGGNEDSGDSGPTGEVSEQNPFGVAKGAAVDAVIFDGGYGTDYVSFAAAKYADLHDGGKLTVSPSTQIAQELQPRFVGGNPPDLLDNSGANAIGLATIAAQLEDLTPLTKAKNTDGDVIADTLYPGMLDDGTYDGRLVQLNYVLTVYGLWYSKSLFDANGWKAPATWDDALALGASAKEKGKYLFCWGKEAASYYLTLAVDSAVKEGGDEVRVALGNLEANAWSHPAVQAVFGKMSEAVKAGYFRPGGAGTQFTAAQAQWSQAQEAILYPSGSWIENEMKSQTAPDFQMTGAPPPSVTSGAAMPATAFHASAGEPFVVPSKGKNKAGGMEVLRIMLSKEAATNFAKTKLSSTVVKDTVPEDAFGSTALASQIAMLNAAGEDTYTFNFNDVYGFTSQNNVLWNGFLSGQLDVAGLTSGLQQQFDQTREDSSIVKVKVS; encoded by the coding sequence GTGAGCGAGTCCACCACCCTGCAGCGCCGACGTTTCCTGGGACTGGTCCTGGCCGGGACCCTCGTGCCCGCCGCCACCGCGGCCTGCGCCGCCTCCGGCGGGAACGAGGACTCCGGCGACTCCGGTCCCACCGGGGAGGTCAGCGAGCAGAACCCGTTCGGCGTCGCGAAGGGGGCGGCCGTCGACGCCGTCATCTTCGACGGCGGCTACGGCACCGACTACGTCTCCTTCGCGGCCGCGAAGTACGCCGACCTGCACGACGGCGGAAAGCTGACGGTGTCGCCCTCGACCCAGATCGCGCAGGAGCTGCAGCCCCGCTTCGTCGGCGGCAACCCGCCGGACCTGCTCGACAACTCCGGCGCGAACGCCATCGGCCTGGCGACGATCGCCGCGCAGCTCGAGGACCTCACCCCGCTCACCAAGGCCAAGAACACCGACGGCGACGTCATCGCCGACACCCTCTACCCGGGGATGCTCGACGACGGCACCTACGACGGCCGCCTCGTGCAGCTGAACTACGTCCTCACCGTCTACGGCCTCTGGTACTCCAAGTCCCTGTTCGACGCCAACGGCTGGAAGGCCCCCGCCACCTGGGACGACGCCCTGGCCCTCGGCGCCTCCGCCAAGGAGAAGGGCAAGTACCTCTTCTGCTGGGGCAAGGAGGCCGCGTCGTACTACCTCACGCTGGCCGTCGACTCGGCCGTCAAGGAGGGCGGGGACGAGGTGCGCGTCGCCCTCGGCAACCTCGAGGCGAACGCGTGGAGCCATCCCGCGGTCCAGGCCGTGTTCGGGAAGATGTCCGAGGCCGTCAAGGCCGGCTACTTCCGGCCCGGTGGCGCCGGCACCCAGTTCACCGCGGCCCAGGCCCAGTGGAGCCAGGCGCAGGAGGCGATCCTGTACCCGTCGGGTTCGTGGATCGAGAACGAGATGAAGTCCCAGACCGCCCCCGACTTCCAGATGACGGGCGCGCCGCCGCCCTCGGTGACCTCCGGTGCCGCCATGCCGGCCACCGCCTTCCACGCCAGCGCGGGCGAGCCGTTCGTCGTCCCGAGCAAGGGGAAGAACAAGGCCGGCGGCATGGAGGTCCTGCGGATCATGCTGTCGAAGGAGGCGGCGACGAACTTCGCCAAGACGAAGCTGTCCTCCACCGTCGTCAAGGACACCGTGCCGGAGGACGCCTTCGGCTCGACCGCGCTGGCCTCGCAGATCGCCATGCTGAACGCGGCGGGGGAGGACACCTACACGTTCAACTTCAACGACGTGTACGGGTTCACGAGCCAGAACAACGTGCTCTGGAACGGGTTCCTGTCCGGCCAGCTCGACGTCGCCGGTCTCACCAGCGGCCTGCAGCAGCAGTTCGACCAGACCCGCGAGGACTCCAGCATCGTCAAGGTCAAGGTGTCGTGA